One genomic segment of Hymenobacter psoromatis includes these proteins:
- a CDS encoding PA14 domain-containing protein, which translates to MVWHRGLIYCWALGAMPLGAGAQARQVGNGLVGTYYDGRNFERQVLTRRDPVINFDWHQQSPAAGLAAEEFSVRWTGWLVPPTTGRYVLHISVDDGIRLWLNGQELLNEWRGQSLSYYQLAVDLQAGEPYSLRIDYCQYSFSTRARLAWAPPPTPSAESSWRNLWGKVPNEPGPVVIPARYLFSQRPTPAAPPSPSPAAAVAPSSEPARPAAPPAPAPARLVAASKAALLPQSAALSKPRPRSYLRLAPMPAPKPVLPTAARRDSGRAAAVATRLAAGQAVTLPALYFEQGQAELLPAVQASLDTLAAALAHRPTLQLEVQGHTDNQGDPFINQQLSRRRAEAVCRYLAARGVAAERLRPVGYGGARPVADNRQPAERPRNRRVVLRPLP; encoded by the coding sequence ATGGTGTGGCACAGAGGGCTGATATACTGCTGGGCGCTGGGCGCGATGCCCCTGGGCGCGGGGGCGCAGGCCCGCCAGGTGGGGAATGGCCTAGTGGGCACCTACTACGATGGCCGCAATTTTGAGCGCCAGGTGCTGACCCGGCGCGACCCGGTCATCAACTTCGACTGGCACCAGCAAAGCCCCGCGGCGGGCCTGGCGGCCGAAGAGTTTTCAGTGCGCTGGACGGGCTGGCTGGTGCCGCCCACCACGGGCCGCTACGTGCTGCACATCAGCGTGGATGATGGTATCCGACTGTGGCTCAATGGCCAAGAGCTACTGAATGAGTGGCGGGGCCAGTCGCTGAGCTACTACCAGCTGGCCGTGGACCTCCAAGCTGGGGAGCCTTATTCGCTGCGGATAGACTACTGTCAATATTCCTTTTCGACGCGGGCGCGGCTGGCCTGGGCCCCGCCCCCTACCCCCTCAGCCGAAAGCAGCTGGCGCAACCTGTGGGGCAAGGTGCCCAACGAGCCGGGACCCGTCGTAATTCCGGCGCGCTACCTGTTTAGCCAGCGCCCTACCCCCGCGGCCCCGCCCAGCCCGTCGCCCGCAGCCGCCGTTGCGCCCAGCTCGGAGCCCGCCCGCCCTGCCGCGCCGCCAGCCCCGGCCCCGGCCCGGCTGGTGGCCGCCTCTAAAGCCGCGCTGCTACCCCAGTCTGCGGCCCTCAGCAAGCCCCGGCCGCGCAGCTATTTACGGCTCGCGCCGATGCCCGCGCCGAAGCCGGTATTGCCCACCGCCGCGCGCCGCGATTCGGGCCGGGCGGCGGCCGTAGCTACCCGCTTGGCTGCCGGGCAGGCCGTAACACTGCCCGCACTCTACTTCGAGCAAGGCCAGGCTGAGTTGCTGCCAGCCGTGCAGGCCAGCCTCGACACACTCGCGGCCGCGCTGGCCCACCGCCCCACCCTGCAGCTCGAAGTGCAGGGCCATACCGACAACCAGGGTGACCCCTTCATCAACCAGCAGCTCTCGCGGCGGCGGGCCGAGGCCGTGTGCCGCTACCTGGCCGCCCGCGGCGTAGCGGCCGAGCGCCTGCGGCCCGTGGGCTACGGCGGGGCCCGCCCCGTGGCCGACAACCGCCAGCCGGCCGAGCGCCCGCGCAACCGCCGCGTGGTGCTGCGGCCCTTACCCTAG